The following coding sequences are from one Pelmatolapia mariae isolate MD_Pm_ZW linkage group LG4, Pm_UMD_F_2, whole genome shotgun sequence window:
- the ube2z gene encoding ubiquitin-conjugating enzyme E2 Z isoform X2, producing MSATGGVHSSSNPASPPLAAAAQSGLTAVVAPISAVTATPVSFGNTLTPGSSPPVVAVSPTLHASSPLPGVGLGAAGAGLLSQINATSWDPTLSTDWDNEKASQQCILRIKRDIMSIYKEPPPGMFVVPDPQDMTKIHALITGPFDTPYEGGFFLFLFRCPPDYPIHPPRVKLITTGHNTVRFNPNFYRNGKVCLSILGTWTGPAWSPAQSISSVLISIQSLMTENPYHNEPGFEQERHPGDSKNYNECIRHETMRVAVCDMLEGKVLCPEALLSVMEKSFLEYYDFYEGVCKERLHLQGQNMQDPFGEKRGRFDYQGLLARLGATHRRLREKNLAEDNHNDNDSDSDTSSSGTDPDSQGSSQP from the exons ATGTCGGCAACTGGCGGTGTGCACTCCAGCTCCAACCCGGCCTCTCCGCCTCTTGCTGCCGCCGCGCAGAGTGGCCTAACAGCTGTGGTGGCCCCTATCTCCGCTGTCACTGCTACCCCGGTCAGTTTTGGGAACACATTGACTCCCGGCTCTTCACCACCCGTCGTGGCCGTGTCTCCCACGTTGCATGCCTCCTCGCCTCTCCCCGGTGTTGGGCTAGGGGCGGCAGGAGCGGGCCTCCTATCTCAAATCAATGCCACTTCCTGGGACCCAACTCTTAGCACGGACTGGGACAACGAAAAAGCTTCCCAGCAGTGCATCCTGAGGATAAAGAG GGATATCATGTCCATCTACAAGGAACCTCCACCAGGGATGTTCGTGGTCCCTGATCCTCAGGACATGACCAAG ATCCATGCCCTGATCACAGGGCCCTTTGACACGCCATATGAGGGTggcttcttcctcttcctgttcCGCTGTCCCCCTGACTATCCAATTCATCCACCACGGGTCAAGCTCATCACCACTGGGCACAACACTGTCCGTTTCAATCCCAACTTCTACCGCAATGGCAAAGTATGCCTCAGCATCCTGGG GACATGGACAGGGCCGGCATGGAGTCCAGCTCAGAGTATCTCGTCTGTGCTCATCTCAATCCAGTCTCTGATGACGGAGAACCCCTATCACAATGAACCTGGCTTTGAACAG GAGCGTCACCCGGGGGACAGTAAGAATTACAACGAGTGCATCCGCCATGAAACCATGAGAGTGGCTGTGTGTGACATGCTGGAGGGAAAAGTTCTTTGTCCTGAAGCTTTGTT gaGTGTGATGGAGAAGTCCTTccttgaatactatgatttctaCGAGGGCGTTTGCAAAGAGAGATTGCATCTGCAGGGGCAGAACATGCag GACCCATTTGGGGAGAAGCGTGGCCGTTTCGACTACCAGGGCTTGTTGGCTCGTCTCGGCGCAACCCACAGACGACTGCGAGAGAAAAACCTGGCAGAGGATAACCACAATGACAACGACTCGGACTCAGACACCAGCTCCTCAGGGACAGACCCCGACAgtcagggcagctcacagccctGA
- the ube2z gene encoding ubiquitin-conjugating enzyme E2 Z isoform X1: MADSFGDESSSSALGLDVTTGQGSGASQLPILSNSLPVGMSATGGVHSSSNPASPPLAAAAQSGLTAVVAPISAVTATPVSFGNTLTPGSSPPVVAVSPTLHASSPLPGVGLGAAGAGLLSQINATSWDPTLSTDWDNEKASQQCILRIKRDIMSIYKEPPPGMFVVPDPQDMTKIHALITGPFDTPYEGGFFLFLFRCPPDYPIHPPRVKLITTGHNTVRFNPNFYRNGKVCLSILGTWTGPAWSPAQSISSVLISIQSLMTENPYHNEPGFEQERHPGDSKNYNECIRHETMRVAVCDMLEGKVLCPEALLSVMEKSFLEYYDFYEGVCKERLHLQGQNMQDPFGEKRGRFDYQGLLARLGATHRRLREKNLAEDNHNDNDSDSDTSSSGTDPDSQGSSQP; this comes from the exons ATGGCGGACAGCTTTGGAGATGAGTCCAGCAGCAGTGCCCTAGGCTTAGACGTTACTACGGGACAGGGGAGCGGAGCCTCACAGCTTCCGATTTTGTCTAACTCTCTGCCAGTGGGAATGTCGGCAACTGGCGGTGTGCACTCCAGCTCCAACCCGGCCTCTCCGCCTCTTGCTGCCGCCGCGCAGAGTGGCCTAACAGCTGTGGTGGCCCCTATCTCCGCTGTCACTGCTACCCCGGTCAGTTTTGGGAACACATTGACTCCCGGCTCTTCACCACCCGTCGTGGCCGTGTCTCCCACGTTGCATGCCTCCTCGCCTCTCCCCGGTGTTGGGCTAGGGGCGGCAGGAGCGGGCCTCCTATCTCAAATCAATGCCACTTCCTGGGACCCAACTCTTAGCACGGACTGGGACAACGAAAAAGCTTCCCAGCAGTGCATCCTGAGGATAAAGAG GGATATCATGTCCATCTACAAGGAACCTCCACCAGGGATGTTCGTGGTCCCTGATCCTCAGGACATGACCAAG ATCCATGCCCTGATCACAGGGCCCTTTGACACGCCATATGAGGGTggcttcttcctcttcctgttcCGCTGTCCCCCTGACTATCCAATTCATCCACCACGGGTCAAGCTCATCACCACTGGGCACAACACTGTCCGTTTCAATCCCAACTTCTACCGCAATGGCAAAGTATGCCTCAGCATCCTGGG GACATGGACAGGGCCGGCATGGAGTCCAGCTCAGAGTATCTCGTCTGTGCTCATCTCAATCCAGTCTCTGATGACGGAGAACCCCTATCACAATGAACCTGGCTTTGAACAG GAGCGTCACCCGGGGGACAGTAAGAATTACAACGAGTGCATCCGCCATGAAACCATGAGAGTGGCTGTGTGTGACATGCTGGAGGGAAAAGTTCTTTGTCCTGAAGCTTTGTT gaGTGTGATGGAGAAGTCCTTccttgaatactatgatttctaCGAGGGCGTTTGCAAAGAGAGATTGCATCTGCAGGGGCAGAACATGCag GACCCATTTGGGGAGAAGCGTGGCCGTTTCGACTACCAGGGCTTGTTGGCTCGTCTCGGCGCAACCCACAGACGACTGCGAGAGAAAAACCTGGCAGAGGATAACCACAATGACAACGACTCGGACTCAGACACCAGCTCCTCAGGGACAGACCCCGACAgtcagggcagctcacagccctGA